The genomic segment TTTTATTCTCAATGCGCACTAAAGCAGCCTTCAATCCTTGAATAAACTTCTGCTGACGAGCTGCAAACTGAATCAGATCCTCTTTTGATTGTGTTGCACTACCCTCCTCTAATGCCTTATAGGTGGGTGATGTGTCGTCCACATCGTTAGAATCCTGATTAGTCAACGAAGCCATCATCAGGTCGTAGTCACGTTTTGCCAAGGCCAACTTCTCGTTAATTATCTGGCGGAACTCCTCGAGTTCCTCGTCAGTGTAGCGTGTCTTCTCCGCCATAAGTCTTAAGATTTAGTAATATTGATATTTAGTTTAAATTCATCAAATTCAACAGTCTGACCCTCATTATTTTCAAGTTTAATATCATCGGCCAGTACCTGACGGGCAATATAGTCACCAAAAGCCTCAACAGCCTTAGTTGCTGCTTCATTAGGTTCTATCTGAACACAGATGCGGTCGGTAATCTCCAGACCACTCTTTTTACGGATGTTCTGAATACGATTCACTAACTCTCGAGCCATACCCTCATTACGAAGGTCGTCAGTCAAAGTAATGTCAAGGGCCACAGTAAGATTACCCTCGTTGCCTACCAGCCATCCGGGAATATCTTCACTGATGATATCAACGTCTACAGCCTCAACGGTAAGGTCTTGACCTTCCACATTGATTCCAATAGAACCTTCCATCTCTAGTTGAGCAATCTGTTCCTGAGTAAGCGCATCCATCTGTGCGGCAACGCCTTTCATCAGTTTACCAAACTTCTTACCCATCGTACGGAAGTTGCACTTTACCTTCTTAACCAGAATACCCTGACCTTCAACGAATTTCACATCTTTAACGTTTACTTCCTGAAGGAAGATATCCTTCACGCTCTCAATGGCCATTCGCTGAGCTTCATCCACAGGAGGAATCATCAGTGTCTGTAAAGGCTGCTTCACTTTGATACTTTCCTTTCGACGCAGAGCCAACACAATAGTTGTGATGCGCTGAGCAATCTCCATACGCTGTTCCAAATCGGCATTTACTAGTGACAGATTAGCAACAGGGAATTTCTCCAAGTGCACGCTATCCATCTCGCCACCCATATCATTGTAGATACGATCAGCAAAGAAAGGTGCAAACGGAGCGAGCAACTTAGACACTGTCATCAAGCACTCGTACAATGTCTGATAGGCAGCCAACTTATCCTCATCCATCTCTTTACCCCAGAAACGCTTCTTATTCAGTCGCACATACCAGTTGGAGAGATCTTCATCTACAAACTTATCGATGAGTCGTCCTGCACGCGTGGGGTCAAATCCGTTCATTTCCTCTTCAACGCCCTTTACCAGCGAGTTCAGACAAGAGAGAATCCAACGATCGAATTCTGGACGCTTCTCAACAGGAATTTGAGGAGCCTTCGGATCAAAGTCGTCCACATTGGCATACATAGCGAAGAGTGAGTAAGTATTATACAATGTTCCGAAGAACTTACGACTAATCTCAACCACACCCTCTGGATCAAACTTCAAATTATCCCAAGGTTCAGAATTGGTAACCATATAGAAGCGAACGGCATCAGAACCATACTTCTCTATCATCTCGAAGGGATTAATCACGTTGCCCACATGCTTCGACATCTTATTACCTTTCGCATCGAGCACGAGACCCGTAGAAATCACGTTCTTGAAAGCTACAGAGTCAAAAATCATTGTTGCAATTGCATGCAAAGTGAAGAACCATCCACGAGTCTGGTCAACGCCCTCGTTGATAAAATCAGCAGGGAATGCTTTATTGTCTTCAATAAGTTCACGATTCTCGAAAGGATAGTGAATCTGTGCATACGGCATAGAGCCAGAGTCGAACCATACGTCAATCAGGTCACTCTCGCGCTTCATGGGCTTGCCACTCTCGCTTACCAATATAATATAGTCGACATATGGACGATGAAGATCAATCTTGTCATAGTTCTCCTTCGACATATCACCAGGAACGAAGCCCTTATCCTTCAACGGGTTAGACTTCATTACACCAGCAGCAACGGCCTTTTCTATTTCCGAATAGAGTTCCTCCAAACTGCCGATACATTTTTCTTCGCCATCTTCACTACGCCAGATAGGCAGAGGTGTGCCCCAGAAACGACTACGCGACAAGTTCCAGTCATTCAAATTCTCAAGCCAGTTACCAAAGCGTCCAGTACCTGTAGACTCAGGATGCCAACCAATGGTGGTATTCAACTGGCTCATGCGCTCCTTACAAGCCGAACTTTTAATGAACCAAGAATCCAAGGGGTAATAGAGCACTGGTTTGTCCGTACGCCAGCAGTGAGGATAATTATGTACATGCTTTTCAATCTTGAAAGCCTTACCTTCAGCCTTAAGATCCATGCAGATAGAGATATCAAGTGTCTCATCTTTATCAGTTAGCTGATCATCGTATGCGTTCTTCACATAACGACCAGCATACTTACTCCACTTCTCAATATCAACATACTTGTTCACAAAGTCCGCATCAAGATCATCAATGACAAAATACTTACCCTGCAGGTCAACCACAGGACGCTCATTGCCTTTCTTGTCGATAAGAACAATAGGACCAATACCAGCTTTCTTTGCAACAAAAGCATCGTCGGCACCAAAATTAGGCGCAATATGCACAATACCCGCACCATCCTCCGTTGTCACATAATCGCCAGGAATCACCTTAAAGGCATCACCCATTGGCTTAATCATGGGAAGAAGTTGCTCATACTCCATACCAACCAATCCGGTTCCTTTATAGTGAGCCACCACACGGTAAGGCAAGAACTTCTCACCTTTTTTATATTCAGGCATCTCGCCACCGTCGGTAATCTCAGCTGCAGTATCGAAGTAAGCAGCCACGCGAGCCTCAGCCATTACCACCGTAATCTTCTCGGCAGTATAAGGATTATAGGTCTCAATAGCCACATAGTCGATTTTCGGACCTACACAGAGAGCGCTATTGGCAGCCAATGTCCAAGGAGTTGTTGTCCACGCCATGAAATACGGTGTACCCCACTTCTTGGCGAACTCCTCAAACTCAGGATGCTCATCACTCAATTTCACCTTAAACAAAGCAGTGCAAGTTGTATCTTTCACGTCGCGATAGCAACCAGGTTGGTTCAACTCGTGTGAAGACAAGCCTGTTCCTGCGGCAGGACTATAAGGCTGAATGGTGTAGCCTTTATAGAGCAAACCCTTATTATAGAACTGCTTTAACAGATACCAAAGGGTCTCAATATACTTGTTATCGTAAGTAATATAAGGATTATCGAGATCTACAAAATAGCCCATGCGCTCAGTAAGTTCACGCCATTCTGCTGTAAACTTCATCACATTCTCACGGCACTTCTTATTGTAGTCCTCTGTCGAGATATATTTCTCGCTTTCTTTATTATCAATATCAGCCTTTGTGATACCAAGTTCCTTCTCCACGCCCAATTCCACGGGAAGTCCATGAGTATCCCAACCAGCCTTACGCTTCACTTGGAAGCCCTGCATAGTCTTATAGCGGTTGAAGGTATCCTTCAACGAACGACCTAGCACGTGGTGAATACCTGGATGACCATTGGCCGATGGAGGTCCCTCAAAGAACACGAATTGAGGGCATCCCTCGCGTTCTTCAATGCTGCGATGAAAGATATCCTCCTTCATCCATTTCTCCAAAATCTCGTTATTCACCTGCGTCAGGTTCAAGCCGTTATGTTCGGCAAATCTCTTAGCCATATATTATAAGTACTTATTTTATTTTTGACGTGCAAAGGTACGAAAATATTTTGTAACAACCAAATTTTTCACTATCTTTGCACGCAATTTGAAATTCTAACTTAAAAAAGATAAAAATGGAAAGAACATGGAGATGGTTTGGCAAGAAAGACAAGATTACTCTTGCACAACTGAGACAAATAGGTGTTGAGGGTATTGTAACCGCCCTGCACGATGTGCCTCTAGGTGAAGTTTGGACACGTGAGAAGATTCACGATTTGAAGACTTACATCGAGAGCTACGGCATGCGTTGGAGCGTAGTAGAGTCGTTGCCCGTTGTAGAAACAATCAAATACGGCGGTCCTGATCGCGACCACCAGATAGAGGTATACAAGGAGAGTCTGCGCAATCTGGCAGCCGAAGGCATTCACTGCATCTGCTACAACTTTATGCCAGTGCTCGACTGGGCTCGTACAGACCTGTTCCACGACAACCCCAATGGTGCAACCAACCTGTACTTCAACTATGCCGAATTTGCTTATTTCGACATTTATATTCTGAAGCGTCCAGGCGCTCGCGAGGAGTGGGAGAAGTTCCAGTTCCCCGAGGGTTGGGGCAAAGGTCGTAGTGTTATCGCTGAGTGCGACGAGTTGGCTAAGACCATGACTCCCGAGAAAGACCACAAGTTGGTTGAGAATATCGTAATCAAGACTCAGGGTTTTGTTAGCGGTAACTTCAGCGAGAACGACGAGGCTCCTGTACAAAAGTTCCGCGAGTTCCTCGATTTGTATAAGGGCATCGACAAGGCTAAGTTACGCGCCAACATGAAGTACTTCCTCGAAGCTATCATGCCCGTATGCGAGGAGTGCAACATGA from the Prevotella sp. E15-22 genome contains:
- the ileS gene encoding isoleucine--tRNA ligase, coding for MAKRFAEHNGLNLTQVNNEILEKWMKEDIFHRSIEEREGCPQFVFFEGPPSANGHPGIHHVLGRSLKDTFNRYKTMQGFQVKRKAGWDTHGLPVELGVEKELGITKADIDNKESEKYISTEDYNKKCRENVMKFTAEWRELTERMGYFVDLDNPYITYDNKYIETLWYLLKQFYNKGLLYKGYTIQPYSPAAGTGLSSHELNQPGCYRDVKDTTCTALFKVKLSDEHPEFEEFAKKWGTPYFMAWTTTPWTLAANSALCVGPKIDYVAIETYNPYTAEKITVVMAEARVAAYFDTAAEITDGGEMPEYKKGEKFLPYRVVAHYKGTGLVGMEYEQLLPMIKPMGDAFKVIPGDYVTTEDGAGIVHIAPNFGADDAFVAKKAGIGPIVLIDKKGNERPVVDLQGKYFVIDDLDADFVNKYVDIEKWSKYAGRYVKNAYDDQLTDKDETLDISICMDLKAEGKAFKIEKHVHNYPHCWRTDKPVLYYPLDSWFIKSSACKERMSQLNTTIGWHPESTGTGRFGNWLENLNDWNLSRSRFWGTPLPIWRSEDGEEKCIGSLEELYSEIEKAVAAGVMKSNPLKDKGFVPGDMSKENYDKIDLHRPYVDYIILVSESGKPMKRESDLIDVWFDSGSMPYAQIHYPFENRELIEDNKAFPADFINEGVDQTRGWFFTLHAIATMIFDSVAFKNVISTGLVLDAKGNKMSKHVGNVINPFEMIEKYGSDAVRFYMVTNSEPWDNLKFDPEGVVEISRKFFGTLYNTYSLFAMYANVDDFDPKAPQIPVEKRPEFDRWILSCLNSLVKGVEEEMNGFDPTRAGRLIDKFVDEDLSNWYVRLNKKRFWGKEMDEDKLAAYQTLYECLMTVSKLLAPFAPFFADRIYNDMGGEMDSVHLEKFPVANLSLVNADLEQRMEIAQRITTIVLALRRKESIKVKQPLQTLMIPPVDEAQRMAIESVKDIFLQEVNVKDVKFVEGQGILVKKVKCNFRTMGKKFGKLMKGVAAQMDALTQEQIAQLEMEGSIGINVEGQDLTVEAVDVDIISEDIPGWLVGNEGNLTVALDITLTDDLRNEGMARELVNRIQNIRKKSGLEITDRICVQIEPNEAATKAVEAFGDYIARQVLADDIKLENNEGQTVEFDEFKLNINITKS
- the uxuA gene encoding mannonate dehydratase, producing MERTWRWFGKKDKITLAQLRQIGVEGIVTALHDVPLGEVWTREKIHDLKTYIESYGMRWSVVESLPVVETIKYGGPDRDHQIEVYKESLRNLAAEGIHCICYNFMPVLDWARTDLFHDNPNGATNLYFNYAEFAYFDIYILKRPGAREEWEKFQFPEGWGKGRSVIAECDELAKTMTPEKDHKLVENIVIKTQGFVSGNFSENDEAPVQKFREFLDLYKGIDKAKLRANMKYFLEAIMPVCEECNMNMCVHPDDPPIEILGLPRIVRTEEDIQWFLDAVPNKHNGLTFCAGSLSAGAYNNVVELAKKFASRTHFVHLRSCHIFPNGDFTEASHLGGRADLIELCRIFEQENPALPMRVDHGMTFTDEPGGIMDESSHGHNAGYTLLGRMFALGQVQGILATVDRELGIEYKQPGFFD
- a CDS encoding TraR/DksA family transcriptional regulator, translating into MAEKTRYTDEELEEFRQIINEKLALAKRDYDLMMASLTNQDSNDVDDTSPTYKALEEGSATQSKEDLIQFAARQQKFIQGLKAALVRIENKTYGIDRITGKLIPAERLRAVPHATLSVESKQLEKKLK